From one Microlunatus sp. Gsoil 973 genomic stretch:
- a CDS encoding HNH endonuclease: MTDVLVLNASYEPLQRVSVRHAIGMLYRQVAVVEEEVDGSRFGPYPMPRVLRLVRYVVMKWVHRGTPPCTKVGIHARDRVCAYCGGKATTVDHVIPRSRGGGSTWTNLVSACARCNERKGNRTPAEAGMKLRVKPYAPTYLQLRALRARR; this comes from the coding sequence ATGACCGACGTGCTGGTGCTGAACGCGAGCTACGAGCCGCTGCAGCGGGTGAGCGTGCGGCATGCCATCGGCATGCTGTACCGGCAGGTCGCCGTCGTCGAGGAGGAGGTCGACGGCTCCCGGTTCGGTCCGTACCCGATGCCTCGGGTCCTCCGCCTGGTTCGGTACGTGGTGATGAAGTGGGTGCATCGCGGTACGCCTCCGTGTACCAAGGTCGGGATCCACGCCCGCGATCGGGTGTGCGCCTACTGCGGCGGCAAGGCGACGACCGTCGACCACGTCATCCCCCGATCCCGGGGCGGTGGCTCGACCTGGACCAATCTGGTCTCCGCCTGCGCTCGGTGCAACGAGCGCAAGGGCAACCGGACGCCGGCCGAGGCCGGCATGAAACTCCGCGTCAAGCCGTACGCTCCCACGTATCTGCAACTGCGGGCCCTGCGCGCTCGCCGCTGA
- a CDS encoding glycosyltransferase family 2 protein, whose protein sequence is MTDRGTLVRIPGPSEEAQPDEARAEQTEPALSRRATLRTRWQTSWRPALRANWLFVVFLGIGTVLRVITWLAYQPAMLYIDSFRYLIMLSDPAVDGLDPIGYTIVLYPLIFVGKFFGAGLALTAAVQHLVGLAIAVLMYQICRGLGAARWLSALITTPILMDAYQLQIEQNIMAEIWSDAFLLVAVWLLIAWRLRRPGSPGNDADAETGSGRHAPGAGPMWHQAAIAGALLAANVPIRIIGIVAVVPFVLYLVFVGARWRNRHWWRTMLTRLTAGLAGFAIVLGGYLVVYRVATGHFGLSGATGSVLYGRAATIAHCDELPLTRYQRMVCPKEPLGQRLGVDAYAHNPMERPPGFPPGKSLHSVRSEFGKVVLRHQPLDLIVAVTRDFLKGFEWSKVDHPGDTPLKRWQFQIDYPRWEATDADKWTLYFDGTVPHVITPLTTFLRGYQLHHGYVPGTLLGIAGLFGVAGVVRRRRGGESLRSESLLTVGMALALLGGAAGFEFSFRYQLPGLVFLPLAGAIGFTALISRERGPMEAYPDDVDAMAVRGFEDRYGDVEFPDLVVVIAAYNEERGIGRVLDRMPTTCPTPDGGSLTIATLVVVDGSVDNTAEIADQHGAYVCVAPVNRGQGGALRLGYHLAAEHGATYVVTTDADGQYEIDELPQLIEPILTDRADFSTGSRRLGTGEYDSNVRWVGVRVFAALASILTRTKITDTSFGFRAMRAEVAQGAVLTEPQYQASELLLGVMARGARMVEVPLTMRLRNNGASKKGGSITYGANYARVMLTTWAREWVGSSENRRLRKLARTDRQQWTDRQRWRKTSRSSNVNLKKNTTP, encoded by the coding sequence ATGACAGACCGGGGAACTCTTGTGCGCATCCCCGGGCCGTCGGAGGAAGCGCAGCCGGACGAGGCGCGGGCCGAGCAGACCGAACCAGCACTCAGTCGGCGGGCAACGTTGCGGACCAGGTGGCAGACCAGCTGGCGGCCGGCGTTGCGGGCGAACTGGCTCTTCGTGGTGTTCCTCGGCATCGGCACCGTGCTGCGCGTGATCACGTGGCTGGCCTACCAGCCGGCGATGCTCTACATCGACAGCTTCCGCTATCTCATCATGTTGAGCGATCCGGCCGTCGACGGACTGGATCCGATCGGCTACACGATCGTCCTCTATCCGCTGATCTTCGTCGGCAAGTTCTTCGGCGCCGGGCTGGCCCTGACGGCCGCGGTCCAGCATCTCGTCGGGCTGGCGATCGCGGTCCTCATGTACCAGATCTGCCGGGGCCTCGGCGCTGCCCGCTGGCTCTCCGCGCTGATCACCACGCCGATCCTGATGGACGCCTACCAGCTGCAGATCGAGCAGAACATCATGGCCGAGATCTGGTCCGATGCCTTCCTGCTCGTCGCCGTCTGGTTGCTGATCGCATGGCGGCTGCGCCGGCCCGGCAGTCCCGGGAACGACGCCGACGCCGAGACAGGCTCCGGCAGGCACGCGCCCGGCGCGGGGCCGATGTGGCACCAGGCCGCCATCGCCGGAGCGCTCCTCGCGGCCAACGTGCCGATCCGGATCATCGGCATCGTCGCGGTGGTCCCCTTCGTGCTGTATCTGGTGTTCGTCGGTGCCCGCTGGCGCAACCGGCACTGGTGGCGGACCATGCTCACCCGGCTGACCGCCGGCCTGGCCGGGTTCGCGATCGTTCTCGGCGGCTACCTGGTCGTCTACCGGGTCGCGACCGGGCACTTCGGGCTGAGCGGCGCCACCGGCTCGGTGCTGTACGGCCGGGCTGCCACCATCGCCCACTGTGACGAACTTCCGCTGACCCGCTACCAACGGATGGTCTGCCCGAAGGAGCCGCTCGGACAGCGTCTCGGCGTGGACGCGTACGCGCACAATCCGATGGAACGCCCGCCCGGGTTCCCGCCGGGCAAGTCGCTGCACAGCGTGCGGTCGGAGTTCGGCAAGGTGGTGCTGCGCCATCAGCCGCTGGATCTGATTGTCGCCGTCACGCGGGACTTCCTCAAGGGTTTCGAATGGTCGAAGGTCGACCACCCCGGCGACACTCCGCTGAAGCGCTGGCAGTTCCAGATCGACTATCCGCGCTGGGAGGCCACCGACGCTGACAAGTGGACGCTCTACTTCGACGGCACGGTGCCGCACGTGATCACCCCGCTGACCACCTTCCTGCGCGGCTATCAGCTGCATCATGGCTACGTACCCGGCACGCTGCTCGGGATTGCCGGCCTGTTCGGCGTCGCGGGCGTGGTGCGCCGCCGTCGGGGCGGTGAGTCACTGCGGTCGGAGTCGCTGCTCACCGTGGGCATGGCCCTTGCGCTGCTCGGTGGCGCGGCCGGTTTCGAGTTCTCCTTCCGCTACCAGCTGCCGGGACTGGTCTTCCTGCCTCTGGCCGGCGCGATCGGATTCACAGCTTTGATTTCACGAGAAAGGGGCCCGATGGAGGCCTACCCCGACGATGTCGACGCGATGGCGGTCCGAGGATTCGAGGATCGCTACGGTGACGTCGAATTCCCCGATCTCGTTGTGGTCATTGCCGCCTACAACGAGGAACGCGGCATCGGCCGGGTGCTCGACCGGATGCCGACGACCTGCCCGACACCCGACGGCGGCAGCCTGACCATCGCCACCCTGGTGGTCGTCGACGGGTCGGTCGACAACACGGCCGAGATCGCCGACCAGCACGGGGCGTACGTCTGCGTCGCCCCGGTCAACCGCGGCCAGGGTGGTGCGCTGCGATTGGGCTACCACCTGGCCGCCGAGCACGGCGCGACCTACGTCGTCACCACCGACGCCGACGGACAGTACGAGATCGACGAGTTGCCGCAGTTGATTGAGCCGATCCTCACCGATCGAGCCGACTTCAGCACCGGTTCGCGTCGGCTCGGGACCGGGGAGTACGACAGCAACGTCCGCTGGGTCGGCGTGCGGGTCTTCGCCGCACTGGCGTCCATCCTGACCCGTACGAAGATCACCGACACCTCCTTCGGGTTCCGGGCGATGCGGGCCGAGGTGGCGCAAGGCGCGGTGCTCACCGAACCCCAGTACCAGGCCTCGGAACTGCTGCTGGGCGTGATGGCCCGCGGTGCCCGGATGGTCGAGGTGCCGTTGACCATGCGGCTACGCAACAACGGCGCGTCCAAGAAGGGCGGCAGCATCACCTACGGCGCCAACTACGCCAGGGTCATGCTGACCACCTGGGCGCGGGAATGGGTCGGCAGCAGCGAGAACCGCCGGCTGCGGAAACTGGCCAGGACCGACCGTCAGCAGTGGACCGACCGTCAGCGGTGGCGGAAGACCAGCCGGTCCAGCAACGTGAACTTGAAGAAGAACACCACGCCGTAG
- a CDS encoding GtrA family protein: MSASTDATEPAPGASVATADTAEPVARPGVINRFVRAGATSVVATVLSHGTYIGLLAAAHSSATLASSIAWFVGASFNYFVGRRITWGRTNRPHPIREMLPYIAVIAASGMLSIGVATLTDHVIRPMQLSTAGRTIVLEAANIASYGVVFFFKFTLLDRLVFRHR, translated from the coding sequence GTGTCTGCCTCTACTGACGCCACCGAGCCGGCCCCCGGGGCCTCTGTGGCGACCGCGGACACCGCCGAACCGGTCGCCAGACCCGGGGTCATCAACCGGTTCGTCCGGGCCGGGGCGACCTCTGTGGTGGCGACCGTGTTGTCCCACGGCACCTACATCGGACTGCTGGCAGCCGCGCACTCCTCGGCCACCCTCGCCAGTTCGATCGCCTGGTTCGTCGGCGCGAGCTTCAACTACTTCGTCGGCCGCCGGATCACCTGGGGCCGGACGAACCGGCCGCATCCGATCCGCGAGATGTTGCCGTACATCGCGGTGATTGCCGCCAGCGGCATGCTGTCGATCGGTGTCGCGACTCTCACCGACCACGTGATCCGGCCGATGCAGCTCAGCACAGCCGGCCGGACGATCGTGCTGGAAGCCGCCAACATCGCCAGCTACGGCGTGGTGTTCTTCTTCAAGTTCACGTTGCTGGACCGGCTGGTCTTCCGCCACCGCTGA
- a CDS encoding M20 family metallopeptidase, producing MTRETAIEAATRYFDTGGFADDLGRRVRIPTESADPSSLDLQLAYLGQEIIPQLQRLGCRSRIVDNPVQSWSPFLIAERQEDPAGPTVLVYGHGDVVLGHPELWRSDLEPFRMVVDGDRWYGRGTADNKGQHTINFAALEQVLAVRGRLGFNLKIILDMGEETGSPGLEEVCAELADELGADLLIGSDGCRVAADLPTVFLGSRGVINFSLHLSPYGNGYHSGNWGGLIANPGTRIANAVASLVDANGVLRIDGLRPPTIEESVRSALDGVTVDPGDGPAVDPNWGEPGLTPAERLYAWNTLEVLAFTAGSPEAPVNAIPASATAHCQLRFVVGTDEDHIEEILRRHLDANGFTDVGLTVGHRVRATRPDPHHPLVDWVADSIQRSAGVAPVRLPNLGGTLPNAAFARTLGLPTIWVPHSYPACGQHAADEHLLGSLARQGAAADDRTVLGPG from the coding sequence GTGACCCGAGAGACGGCAATCGAGGCCGCAACCCGCTATTTCGACACCGGCGGGTTTGCGGATGATCTTGGTCGGCGGGTCAGAATCCCCACCGAGAGCGCCGACCCGTCGAGCCTCGATCTGCAGCTGGCCTACCTCGGGCAGGAGATCATCCCGCAACTGCAACGCCTGGGTTGCCGGTCACGCATCGTGGACAATCCGGTGCAGTCTTGGAGCCCGTTCCTGATCGCCGAACGGCAGGAGGACCCGGCTGGTCCGACGGTGCTCGTCTACGGTCACGGCGACGTGGTCCTCGGACATCCCGAGTTGTGGCGTTCCGATCTCGAACCGTTCCGGATGGTCGTCGACGGCGACCGGTGGTACGGGCGTGGTACCGCGGACAACAAGGGCCAGCACACGATCAACTTCGCCGCCCTGGAGCAGGTACTTGCGGTCCGCGGCCGGCTCGGTTTCAACCTCAAGATCATCCTCGACATGGGTGAGGAGACCGGATCCCCCGGGCTGGAGGAGGTCTGTGCGGAGCTGGCCGACGAGCTCGGCGCCGACCTGCTGATCGGATCCGACGGGTGCCGGGTCGCCGCCGACCTGCCGACGGTCTTCCTGGGCTCCCGCGGGGTGATCAACTTCTCGCTGCACCTGTCGCCGTACGGCAACGGCTATCACTCGGGCAACTGGGGCGGGTTGATCGCCAACCCCGGAACCCGGATCGCCAACGCGGTGGCCAGCCTGGTGGACGCGAACGGTGTGTTGAGGATCGACGGACTGCGCCCGCCGACCATCGAGGAATCGGTCCGGTCGGCCTTGGACGGGGTGACCGTCGATCCCGGCGACGGGCCGGCGGTCGATCCGAACTGGGGCGAGCCGGGTCTGACACCCGCCGAGCGGCTCTATGCCTGGAACACTCTGGAGGTCCTCGCGTTCACCGCCGGGAGTCCGGAGGCGCCGGTCAACGCCATCCCGGCGAGCGCGACCGCCCACTGCCAGCTGCGGTTCGTGGTCGGCACCGACGAGGACCACATCGAAGAGATCCTGCGCCGGCACCTGGACGCGAACGGGTTCACCGATGTCGGGCTGACGGTCGGGCACCGGGTCCGGGCGACCCGGCCGGATCCGCATCATCCGCTGGTCGACTGGGTCGCAGACTCCATTCAACGGTCCGCTGGTGTCGCCCCGGTCCGGCTGCCCAATCTCGGCGGCACCCTGCCCAACGCGGCGTTCGCCCGCACCCTCGGACTGCCGACCATCTGGGTGCCGCACTCCTACCCGGCCTGTGGCCAGCACGCTGCCGACGAACACCTGCTCGGCAGCCTGGCCCGGCAGGGCGCTGCAGCTGATGACCGGACTGTTCTGGGACCTGGCTGA
- a CDS encoding aspartate aminotransferase family protein, protein MTHQTPEEIRALARRNLVPHFTRAEAWRSPELPVIDHGEGCYVYDDSGRRYLDGLSGLFCVNIGHGRTDIVAAAMKQMEKLAYWPNWGAAHPSVIEAAAKIAELTPGDLDRIFFTNSGSEAVESALKFARQYHRSQGQPERTVIIARDFAYHGVTMGALALTGIPWYKEPFEPVMPDVRHFPNTFGEVVPAGGSAADLPSITKLRSIIDEVGGDKVAAIFAEPVQNSRGALVPPDGYWQELRKICDDNGILLVADEVICGFGRLGEWFGTGRFGVVPDVITFAKAATSGYAPLGGMAIRTPLVERLWDSPDGGSFFHGSTWGGHPVATAAAIANIDAMIEMNAVGNARSLEDHFRSGLDGLIASHPTLSEVRGTGYFYALEFVADRESGTALTTTQAQQLVRTVMPAAMRESGLLTRPDDRGATMLILSPPLIADAAVLDELIGHVDHVLAAVDAHVAGTA, encoded by the coding sequence ATGACCCATCAGACCCCTGAGGAGATCCGCGCACTGGCCAGGAGGAACCTGGTACCGCACTTCACCCGGGCCGAGGCCTGGCGATCACCCGAGCTTCCGGTAATCGACCACGGCGAGGGCTGCTATGTCTACGACGACAGCGGCCGACGCTATCTCGACGGGCTGTCGGGACTGTTCTGCGTCAACATCGGGCACGGCCGGACCGACATCGTTGCCGCCGCCATGAAGCAGATGGAGAAGCTGGCCTATTGGCCGAACTGGGGCGCTGCGCATCCGTCGGTGATCGAGGCCGCGGCCAAGATCGCCGAACTCACGCCCGGTGATCTTGATCGGATCTTCTTCACCAACTCCGGTTCCGAGGCCGTCGAGTCGGCGTTGAAGTTCGCCCGCCAGTATCACCGCAGCCAGGGACAGCCGGAGCGGACAGTGATCATTGCCCGGGATTTCGCCTACCACGGCGTCACGATGGGTGCCCTGGCGTTGACCGGAATCCCTTGGTACAAAGAACCGTTCGAGCCGGTGATGCCCGACGTCCGGCACTTCCCCAACACCTTCGGCGAGGTGGTCCCCGCCGGTGGCAGTGCCGCCGACCTGCCGTCGATCACCAAGCTGAGGTCGATCATCGACGAGGTCGGTGGGGACAAGGTTGCGGCGATCTTCGCCGAACCGGTGCAGAACTCCCGCGGCGCGCTGGTGCCGCCGGACGGCTACTGGCAGGAACTGCGGAAGATCTGCGACGACAACGGAATCCTGCTGGTCGCGGACGAGGTGATCTGCGGTTTCGGTCGGCTCGGCGAGTGGTTCGGCACAGGACGCTTCGGCGTCGTACCGGATGTGATCACCTTCGCCAAGGCCGCAACGTCGGGCTATGCCCCGTTGGGTGGCATGGCGATCCGGACGCCGCTCGTCGAGCGGCTGTGGGATTCACCGGACGGCGGGTCGTTCTTCCACGGCAGCACGTGGGGCGGCCATCCGGTCGCCACGGCTGCGGCGATCGCGAACATCGACGCCATGATCGAGATGAACGCTGTCGGCAACGCCCGGTCCCTGGAAGATCATTTCCGGTCCGGACTCGACGGGTTGATCGCAAGCCACCCGACGCTGTCCGAGGTCCGCGGCACCGGCTACTTCTATGCGCTGGAGTTCGTTGCGGATCGGGAGTCCGGCACCGCACTGACGACCACACAGGCACAACAACTGGTCCGCACGGTGATGCCGGCCGCGATGCGCGAATCCGGGCTGCTCACCCGGCCGGACGATCGCGGTGCGACGATGTTGATCTTGTCTCCGCCGCTGATCGCCGACGCCGCCGTACTCGACGAACTGATCGGCCACGTGGACCACGTGCTCGCCGCCGTCGACGCCCACGTCGCCGGCACCGCCTGA
- a CDS encoding amidase family protein, which produces MPESQHPFDRSIWRVLGDPLVPGDPAGPLHGRTVAVKDLYAVAGQRVGAGVAAWLAEQQPVQRSAGVVETLLAAGIDITGITRTDQFAFSMAGRNADYGTPPNGAAPGRIPGGSSSGSASAVALGQVDVALGTDTGGSVRVPASYQAIFGIRTTHDLVDRSGLLDLAPSFDTVGWFTREAALLSTVGRLLIPEPRRRSLAVNRVLIIPELQTSAEQDIADTTTRVADRTAEHLGVPLEEWDIDAGRLDGWLDAFRTIQAYEAWQIRGEWIMAHPGALESEIEARFTAGRDGAAEQVERARGVAGEARATVQDLLSDAVLVQPAAASVPPRADDADRITGVRAGNLRQTCLAGLGGLPSVSVPGLGTGPLPYNICFVGAPGTDVDLVELAERMTSA; this is translated from the coding sequence ATGCCCGAGTCCCAGCATCCGTTCGACCGCTCGATCTGGCGTGTGCTGGGCGACCCCCTGGTGCCCGGAGATCCGGCCGGGCCGCTGCACGGTCGGACCGTGGCGGTGAAGGACCTGTACGCCGTCGCGGGACAACGGGTCGGTGCCGGGGTAGCGGCCTGGCTGGCCGAGCAGCAACCGGTGCAGCGCAGCGCGGGCGTGGTCGAGACACTGCTGGCCGCCGGGATCGATATCACGGGAATCACCCGGACCGACCAGTTCGCCTTCAGCATGGCCGGCCGGAACGCCGATTATGGCACGCCACCCAACGGTGCCGCGCCCGGCCGCATACCGGGCGGGTCGTCCAGCGGCTCGGCATCGGCGGTCGCCCTTGGCCAGGTTGATGTTGCGCTGGGCACCGACACCGGCGGCTCGGTGCGCGTGCCGGCGTCCTACCAGGCAATCTTCGGCATCCGCACCACTCATGACCTCGTGGATCGCAGCGGCCTGCTCGATCTGGCACCGAGTTTCGACACGGTCGGCTGGTTCACCCGGGAGGCCGCGCTGCTGTCCACCGTCGGCCGGCTGCTGATCCCCGAGCCGCGGCGGCGCTCGCTGGCGGTCAACCGGGTCTTGATCATTCCCGAGCTGCAGACCTCCGCCGAGCAGGACATCGCCGACACGACAACCCGGGTTGCGGATCGCACCGCCGAACACCTCGGGGTGCCGCTGGAGGAGTGGGACATCGATGCCGGCCGGTTGGACGGCTGGCTGGACGCGTTCCGGACGATCCAGGCGTACGAGGCCTGGCAGATCCGCGGCGAGTGGATCATGGCCCATCCCGGTGCGCTCGAGTCGGAGATCGAGGCGCGCTTCACCGCCGGTCGTGATGGCGCGGCCGAACAGGTCGAGCGGGCTCGTGGGGTGGCCGGGGAGGCGCGGGCGACTGTCCAGGACCTGCTCAGCGATGCCGTGCTGGTCCAGCCGGCAGCGGCCTCGGTGCCGCCGCGAGCGGACGATGCCGACCGGATCACCGGCGTCCGGGCAGGCAACCTCCGGCAGACCTGCCTCGCGGGACTCGGCGGCCTCCCGTCGGTCTCGGTCCCAGGACTGGGGACCGGGCCGCTGCCGTACAACATCTGTTTCGTCGGTGCTCCCGGCACCGACGTGGACCTGGTCGAACTCGCCGAGCGCATGACCTCGGCCTAG
- a CDS encoding 2-oxo-4-hydroxy-4-carboxy-5-ureidoimidazoline decarboxylase: MINLQEAVLRGRLSTCLDVPRWIDSIVERAPYGSLDELLDVARTAADPLTREEVERALSHHARIGTRPSGAGVGDDIARPGSELLRDLRKRLDDNPEELKVIADELREVALLRMEQSFTEDG; encoded by the coding sequence ATGATCAATCTGCAGGAAGCCGTCCTTCGTGGACGGTTGTCCACCTGTCTTGATGTGCCCCGGTGGATCGATTCGATCGTCGAACGGGCGCCCTACGGGTCGTTGGACGAGTTGCTGGACGTTGCGCGGACCGCGGCGGACCCGCTGACCCGGGAGGAGGTCGAGCGCGCGTTGTCCCATCACGCACGGATCGGCACCCGACCCTCCGGCGCCGGCGTCGGCGACGACATCGCCCGACCGGGGTCGGAGCTGCTGAGGGACCTGCGGAAGCGCCTCGACGACAACCCCGAGGAACTGAAGGTCATCGCCGACGAACTGCGGGAGGTCGCGCTGCTGCGCATGGAGCAGAGCTTCACCGAGGACGGCTGA